AATCTTTCGTTTTGGCAACGGGGCCATTGCTTTCTCTCCTCTTGTTTACCTACTTATCCAAAAAAGGTGCTATTGAGTATCCAATTCACTGAGCAACACGCTTAAATCCTGCCATCTTGCATCGATCTCAGCGGTATCGCAGTCACAACTTTCCACATTCCGGTCACGACCACAGATCGGGCAGAGACCACCACAGTCTTGTCTGCAGAGGACCTGCATGGGGAGCGCCAGTAATAATGCCTGTCGCAGCACCTCTTCCAGGTCGAGGATATGCTGGTCATTGATCAGCAGAGCACTGTCCTCTTCTTCGAACTTCAAATAGGTGCCGCGCACAACATCGATCGTCGGCTGGAATTCCTCTTCTACATCCAATGTGACAGGAACCTGGATGCTTGTCAGGCAGCGACTACATGGCACGATGACTTCTCCCGTCAAGGTGCTCTCAACCAGGATTCCTCGATTGGTGCGCAGCATCCTGACCTTGCCCAGCAGGGGCTCAACCTGGGCAACCGCCGCTTCATCCGAATCGAGCAGGGCGACGACATCGTACACCCGGGTCGATCCGATAGGCTCCTTCAGGAGCTGGGCAACGTTGAATGCAGTCAGATTTGTCTCTATCATAAAAAACACTAGCGCAAGCGGTGTGACTCCAACCTGTCGCCCTTACGGTGGACAAGCGTCAAGCATGGATATACCCGCCTAGGCACGCTAGACGCTGCATTATAGGTCAGCAAGAGGTGAATGTCAAAAAAACGCTCTGGCAACGCAGCCAGTGCGGTTAATCTCTATCCGCCAGTTGGACCTGCAGGGTGCGAACACCGTTTTCCACTTCCCTGTGAAGGCGCATTACTTCCTCGGACAAGCGTGTCAGCGACTGTAATGCGTATTGATCCGCCTCGGCACGCATTGCCGCCATCTCGCTGTGAGCTTCCACGACGATCTCGTTGCCTTTTTGGCGGGCGTCTTCCACGATCTCATGCTCTTCCACTAATTCAGTGGCCTGTTCTCGAGCCATCTGCACGATTCGACTCGCCTCTTCGTTGGCTTGGGCGATAATACGGTCTCTTTCACCGAGGGTTCGCTCAGCCTGCTTGATAAGATCGGGCACGGAGACGCGCATCTGATCGATAACCCGGCGAACCGCTTCTTCGTCCACCATGAGGTTTTGAGAGAACGGAATGCGTTTGCCGTTGTTTATGATCGATTCCAATTGGTT
This DNA window, taken from Chloroflexota bacterium, encodes the following:
- a CDS encoding DUF177 domain-containing protein; translated protein: MIETNLTAFNVAQLLKEPIGSTRVYDVVALLDSDEAAVAQVEPLLGKVRMLRTNRGILVESTLTGEVIVPCSRCLTSIQVPVTLDVEEEFQPTIDVVRGTYLKFEEEDSALLINDQHILDLEEVLRQALLLALPMQVLCRQDCGGLCPICGRDRNVESCDCDTAEIDARWQDLSVLLSELDTQ